The following is a genomic window from Elusimicrobiales bacterium.
CAAGCGCTTTGTGAATCTATCGGACACCCGCCCAAATTCATATAATTTCAGAATGATGCGCGCGTTTGTTTTCGCTGCAGCGCTTTTTGTTTTTTCGGAAGGCGCGATGGGGGGGGAATATGAACTGATGAATCCGCCCCCGCCGCCCAATACCCGTTTTGACAACGGCAGACTTTCAGTCAGCTTCGGCCCGTGGGCGACTGTGGGGCGGGACCATGTGCAAACCTCCGCACCGTACAGGCCGTTTTACCAGCCGCCGGCGGAAGGCGGCGGCAGCGCCGGCACCAGCCTGGATTTCAGCGGCATAGACTGCGTGTGGTACATGCTTTCCGCGGAGCTGAAACTCAAGCACGGGTTCTCGCTGGGGGCGGAATACGGCTTTGCCGGGGTGGACGACGGACCGGGATATATTCACGACTGGTACAGCCGCCCCGGCGGGGATTTGTACTTCACCCCCTCGCCGAATCCGACGGTCTGGCACAACCCCGATATGCGCGATTATTCCGCGGTCCGCGCGAAACTGGACGGTTCCTCCAAAATAGCCTCTGCGGCGGTTTATTACCGGCTGCTTTACCATACGGTGGACACTTTCGGCTACAGGCGCGGGCTGGGGACGCTGGACCTGTTTGTGGGATATTCCGGCTACAGCGACTCGCTTCATCTGACCAACGGCAGCCAGCTGCTGTCGGACCAGCCGGACACAAAATCACCGCCTTATAAGCCGCCGACAGAGGTCGGCCCGATATCCGGCATGAACTCGCATTACAATGTCCGCTGGGAAGGCATGAAAATAGGCGCGCGGGAAAGGCTTATAATCCGCCCCAGATGGTCGCTTTACGGCACGATAAGCTGGTGGCCCGGCATGAAATACACCGGGGAAGGCTACTGGAACTGGCGCACCAACGGCGCGCAAAACGTGCTCTATACCGCCGACGGAACGCAGATTGATTATATGGTCTCGCTCTCCTACGCCTATTCCCGGCGGGTAAGTTTTGAGGCGGGCTACAGGGGGATAGAGTGGTACAGCCGCTCCGGCACCGGAACGATACGCAACACGGACGGCACCGTCTACGCCGTAAACGTTGACAGCGCCCAATCCTCGCGGAAAGGCTGGTTCTTTCATATCACGATACGGGGAGGTTGAATGGAAACCGCATATATAACGCGCGAGGGTTATGAAAAACTCCGCAACGAGCTGGACAATCTGCGCAAGGAAAAAGCCGAGCTTTCCGCCGAAATAGGCGAGGCCGCCTCCCAGGGCGATTTGCGCGAAAACGCGGCCTACACCTACGCCAAGGAAAAACAGGCCGTAACCCTGCGCCGCATTGAGGAACTGGAATCCCGGCTGCGCGGCGCACGGCTTATAGACGACGTGAAGGTGGACAAGACCAAAGCCTGCATAGGCGCGACCGTAACCCTGCAAACCCCCGACGGCGCGCAGACGGCCTACACCCTCTCCGGCGCGGACGAGGCGGACCCGGAGCAGGGGAAAATATCGGTCAGTTCTCCGATGGCGCTATCCATACTGGGGCGCAGGGAGGGGGACAAATTCACCGCAACCCTGCCCAAGGGTTCAAGGGAATTCACCGTCGTCAGGATAGAATACCGATGAAGGCGTCCGCCGCGCTTGTTTTCTGCCTGGCCTGCTTCGCCTGCGCACGGCAGAGCGGGGCGGGAGGCACGGACGCGCTGTCCGCGGAAGGCCCGGCTTTCGCCGGCGGAATCATACCGGACGAATACGCCTGTAACGGCGGGAATAAATTCCCGCCGCTGAAACTGGGCGGCATTCCGGCAAAGGCAAAATCACTGGCCGTCATAATGGACGACCCGGATTCTCCGTCCGGCACATGGCTGCATCTGGCGGCGTTCAACATAGCCGTCTCCTCCGCCGTTTTAGAGACAGCCGGCGCACCACAGGGCGCGGTCTACGGCAAGAACGATTTCGGAAACGACCGTTACGACGGCCCCTGCCCTCCGTCGGGGACGCACCGGTATGTTTTCCATGTATGCGCGCTGGACTGCATACTGCTGCTTGAGGCCGGAGCCTCCCGCCGCGACATTGAGTCCGCCATGAAAGGCCATATCCTCGCGCGGGGAACGTTGACGGCAAAATACACAAAAAGATGAGCGACCCGCGTTTTTCCTTCGGACGCAACTGGCTTAACTTCGCCGCAAACGCCGTGGACGATTCCGTCATAGAGGACTCCCGGCGCAGCCTGCTGCGTTTTCTGCCGGCGGAGGATTTCCAGGGCAGAATTTTCGTGGACGCGGGCTGCGGGAGCGGCATATTCTCGCTGGCGGCGCTGCGGCTGGGCGCGGCAAAAGCCGTAAGCTTTGACTATGACGCGCAAAGCGTGGAGGCGGCCACGCTGGTCAGGAGCAGGTTCGGCGCGGATATGGCCGCCCGCTGGGATATTTTCCGGGGCGACATACTCGCGCCCGGCCTCAACATCAAAGGGGATATCGTCTACAGCTGGGGGGTCCTGCA
Proteins encoded in this region:
- a CDS encoding YbhB/YbcL family Raf kinase inhibitor-like protein gives rise to the protein MKASAALVFCLACFACARQSGAGGTDALSAEGPAFAGGIIPDEYACNGGNKFPPLKLGGIPAKAKSLAVIMDDPDSPSGTWLHLAAFNIAVSSAVLETAGAPQGAVYGKNDFGNDRYDGPCPPSGTHRYVFHVCALDCILLLEAGASRRDIESAMKGHILARGTLTAKYTKR
- the greA gene encoding transcription elongation factor GreA; its protein translation is METAYITREGYEKLRNELDNLRKEKAELSAEIGEAASQGDLRENAAYTYAKEKQAVTLRRIEELESRLRGARLIDDVKVDKTKACIGATVTLQTPDGAQTAYTLSGADEADPEQGKISVSSPMALSILGRREGDKFTATLPKGSREFTVVRIEYR